Genomic segment of Panicum virgatum strain AP13 chromosome 9N, P.virgatum_v5, whole genome shotgun sequence:
CAGATGGATTGTCCGCGGCTTCTCTCAACGCCCGGGCCTCGACTTCAACCAAACATTCTCTCCTGTGGTCAAGCCGGCGACGATTCGCACCGTCCTTCATCTGGCTGCTGCTCGCGATTGGCCGGTGCATCAACTCGACGTCAAAAACGCCTTCCTCCATGACGATTTGACGGAGCAAGTGTACTGCCACCAGCCGGCCGGCTTCATTGATCCAGCACAACCTGACGCTGTGTGTCTCCTATGTAAGTCTCTATACGGGCTTAAGCAGGCCCCACGCGCATGGTTCCAGCGCTTTGGCACGCACCTTCACCGCCTTGGCTTCCTCTCCTCCATGTCCGACAACTCGCTCTTTGTCCTGCGCCGTGGCACTGATGAAGCTCATCTCCTCCTCTACGTTGATGACATCGTCCTCGCCGCCTCGTCTTCACGTCTCCTTCAACACATCATCGAACAGCTGCGTGCCGAGTTCGCGATGAAGGACCTGGGACCCGTGCACTTCTTCCTTGGCATCCAAGTGCACCGCAACGCTGATGGCTTCTTCCTGTCGCAAGACCAGTACGCCACCGAGATCCTCGATCGTGCTGGCATGACGTTGTGCAAGCCTGCATCGACACCCATGGACACGAAGTCGAAAGTTTCCAGCGTCGCTGGCGAACTTTGCAGCGATCCCACGTTCTACCGGAGCATCGTTGGGGCATTGCAATACCTAACTCTCACGCGCCCTGACTTGTCTTATGCAGTCCAATAGGTGTGCCTGCATATGCAGTCACCGCGCGACGCACACTGGACGCTTGTCAAGCGCATCCTACGCTATGTCCAAGGCACGGTGCACAAAGGGCTGCAGCTGCAGCGTTCCTCCACACCGTCCCTCGTCGCGTTCTCCGACGCCGACTGGGCCGGGTGCCCGGACAGACGACGTTCGACCTCATGCTTCTGCATCTTCTTCGGTGACTCCTTGGTGTCTTGGTCGTCGAAGCGGCAAGCAGTTGTTTCTCGGTCCAGCGCTGAAGCTGAGCACCGGGGCGTGGCGAACGCAGCTGCCGAGTGTTGTTGGCTTCGATATCTTCTTGGCGAACTCAATGTCACGCTCGTCAAAGCAACCTTGGTGTACTGCGACAACATATCGGCCGTCTACCTGTCAGAGAACCCAGTTCACCATGGGCGAACCAAGCATGTCGAACTAGACGTTCACTTCGTCAGAGAGAAGGTCGCCGTTGGGGACATCCGCGTCGCTCACGTTCCGACTCGACAACAGCTTGCCGATATCATGACGAAAGGACTCCCACGACCCTTGTTTGAGGACTTCCGATCCAGTTTGTGCATCGTGGATGCCGCACAAACTGGGGGCGGTGTCAAAGTGGCTAGTCACGTACATGTTTTTTGGTGTTTGGATAGATCACGCTAGTCCGGGTCTTGCGCCCTCATCCCGCGCTTCCGTCGCCATGATCCGTTCTTCACGGGAATCGTTGGCGCACGTTGAGCTGCATCGGTTGTATATGTATGCATCAGATATCAATACAACAACTTGCGTTGCATCTCTTTCACTTCCTGGCTGTTGTCCGTCAAAATTGATGGGTCGTACCTGACAGACTTTCCTGGGTTCTTTCCCAGGTTTCCGTTCTTAAAGAAAACCTTCAGCTGGAGGGCAGGAGCTCGCGGAAATCAGAGTTGATGGAGCGACACGATACAATTTCGGAATAACTTGGGGGGTCCCGGTCCACCAACTCGATTAATTCCACCTCGCTCGTCACTGTTCTGAATTAGTGGCAAAGTGATAGCCTCCTCCCCTTACCTACTGCAAAACTTGACCCGAAAACAATCATATCCGGAAAGACACTGAGTGTGTTGCCGTGTTGGTCTCACTCGCGGGCTTTCTCGGCGCGCTACCGACGGCCACCGTTCTTGGCAAACTTGTACGCTCCCCTGAAGGAATGGTGGGCACCTTGTCACGGCAGACCAGTCCGTTCCGTCCCTCTGGGCTCGCCTTGTACACAGTCTGGAGTACACAGCTAGTAGAGGCCGTCCGACCGTTGATGCAGTCCGCGCGCGCAGGAGATCCGCCCGGAACCCCGAGGCCAAGAGTGTCTGTGTGAGATGAGCAACGGGCTGAGCCTTGTTTAGATTCCAAAAcgtaaaatacaaaatttttataaatcgttTGCATGatatactaaatgtagttaaaaaataaatcgtattacacaaatagactgtaaaccgcgagacaaatctaatgagtctaattagaacgtgattagacactaaattgctacattaatgctacagtaaacaagctctaatgatggattaattaggttcattagattcgcctcgtagtttacagacgataattagttttgtaattagtctacatttaatatttcaaatattaaaaattctctttcaaaaacGCAAAAATACACAATGAAAAATAAACTAAACACACCCGACTCTGAGAGCTTCTGGTGTACAGTACGTGCGCACGCGCCGCTGGACGGGGGCGCTTGTGAATTTGCTGCCTGGGTTGTCTCCAATCATCAGATGCTTCTGCGTGCTGCCGCCTCCGCCTTCACCGTTCACCGGGGCGCACTGTATTGGTAATTCCTACTTTCCAAAATATAAGTATTTGTTGATTTTCATACATCGCATTTGACCATccgttttattcaaaaattttgtgaatatattatttattttgttatgattTGATTTATCATCAGGTATACTTCAAGTATgacttatttatttttatatttctataaatttttttaataaaacggATGGTCAAACGTGATGTCTGAAAGTCAACAGATGTTTATATTTTGAGAGGAAGTACTGTGATAGGCGTGTAGCCTGCGCCCGTCTGCAGGACTGTAGCTGCGGGGAAAGAATCGCTGGCGTCGGGATCGCCGGCTCCCGCACGGGGTCGACGGACCACCGTGCCACGGGCCGATGGCGCGGGAGCGGGACCGGGGGTAGCATTGAActcgccggcgagccggcgaggtGATTGGGGCCGTCGCTGCTTCGGCCTGCCGCGTGCTGGACGCCTGGACGGGGCTGCTGGTACATGGAGGGAGCCAGCCAGGGCGGGGTGCGCGCATGCACATTTGATGCGGTTTCGCGCTGGACAAGGAAGCGTGCAGCTTTTATCGGGGCCGGGGAGTTATGAGGCGGCCCGGACGGAGGGCAGCGCGGGCGGCCACGGGCCACCAGGTGGAATGGttggtggtggactggtgggtGTGTCGGATTCCTTCACGGTCGCAGCTCTCCGCACAGGTTGCACTTTAGCATGGATTTAGATATGATACGGATGAAATCGAATCCGAATG
This window contains:
- the LOC120689359 gene encoding uncharacterized mitochondrial protein AtMg00810-like, translated to MVTRDKAGIVRPNPRYTNLAASDVVPTSAPRAWFQRFGTHLHRLGFLSSMSDNSLFVLRRGTDEAHLLLYVDDIVLAASSSRLLQHIIEQLRAEFAMKDLGPVHFFLGIQVHRNADGFFLSQDQYATEILDRAGMTLCKPASTPMDTKSKVSSVAGELCSDPTFYRSIVGALQYLTLTRPDLSYAVQ